The sequence TCCATTGTGCTCTGGAGGATGCTGCGTCCACTTCTCACACACCTCTATCTCCTCTGTCTGGATGTCCCTGTCTGCATTATCCTCATTACACTGAACATAAGCCTGACAAGGAAGCCGTTATTAAGACATGAACTATAGCTATTTTATATAgctatattttattctttttgtctttaattATTCAGTTACATGTATCTGTGTAAAGTAAAAGAGAACAAATACTGACCTGCTTAGTGTTTGCAGTTCCAAAGGTTCTGATATACATGTCATATTCATTAACAGGTGGCAGATCCAACAATGAGACTGTCATTGAGAAATCCAGATCAATTAAGCGAAGAAGCTCTGTGCTGCGTTTCCTGtagtgagaagaaaaaaaaaaaacacacattaagaAACACATAGAAGATACATCCTTGCTCAAGATTCCAAGACAAAAGTGTCTCAAATCATAAAAAGGAAGTCATCACGAGTATCATATTATTCATATTACAAACCATTCaacatgaatatgtttttttgcaaattccCTTACTTCTGTTTTGTGGCAACTTTCTTGCTGACTTCCCGCTGCTTTGCGGCCACAAAGTCGATAAACTTCCCACGGGGGGAGGCTCTACTCTGGCTCTTTTCAGACCCTATAAACAGAGCAGCAAAGATGCATTAGATCCACTCTAATTCTTCAGATCAGACATGAAGAAAGAAATCTGGGTCCACTGTAACATGCACTAACATCTCATTCTTTagttaaaacatgttttggatTGATATGTCAGAAGAAAGAACTGTACCTCCGGACCATTTAGGcctttcttcctcctttttGCTCGGAATTTGTCTGGACTGAGCGGTTCCGACTCTGTCGTTCTCTTCATCCATGGCTCTCTGAATTGCTTGGatttcctttctcttttgttctgttagttcctccctctcttcacccACCTCTGGAGGCTGTGGCTCCTCGTCGCCGAAATCTTCACTTGCGCTCTCATCCATTTCTTCAAAATCCTCTTCATAATCCTTTCAACAGAGAAATCCCATCATTTATTACATACAATATGTTTGCCTCAAAGAAATAAAGATGCTATGAGCACAAGCTTTGGAATAATGAAAATGGATGCACTTGTAAAAGCGTCTGAATACTCACCAGTTTCTTTAATCGATTACAGCATGCAAAAGCAACAcaaaattgaatgaattgaatggatgtttaaaagagaagaaaaaaacatgatgggaAAACTTAGAAACAACAGACTTTGGTTTTACAATATGTAGCCTATTTCATAACTTAAAGGTTGTCTTATTACCTCAAAGTCATCCTCATATTCCTGGTCAGCCAAATCTTCATCATTGGCAACCTGCAAACGttacagacatgcacacagtaGAAAATATCCTAAACACTCCTAAAACAAAAGATGCAGAAATTCTTTGAGATGATGCAGCACTAAAGTATAACTGAAGCTGAAAGTAGTGCCGAAGAAAAGGAGTGCATAACATGCAGTCCACAACATATGGCTCACTAACCAAACAATAAAACACCAATTCACTTGcaatcagtttgtttttttcagtttcagctCATAACTTCAAACAAGCAGCTGCAGCTTGAGGTGAAACGTGGTTTGTTTTCATGCAAGCACCAAAATGTAGCTGTGAGAttatactgtttgtgtttcagccAGTTATCAATGAGAAAAAACACACGgctaaactaaaaacaaaaagaaacccCAAGAAATGCACAGCAAAGTAACCAAGCATCTTACAGGCTCCTCTGTTTCTCCTATATCGTTGCTCAGGTGCTCAGATACCTTTGCTACATCCTGGATCATAAAAATGACACATGGAGGGAAAAGGCCATCATTAGGGAACCATAAACAGGAAATGGTTACAGTATAGGCAAATTATGACCATACAAACCTCAGTTTTAGTCTCATGTTTATGACTTTTGCTAGACGCTGCTTTCTTGGACTTTGTCCCATCTCTGTTCTGATTTCTTTCtggtttctcctcctctctgtgccttctttctttgtgttggtccCGTTCTGCTCCATCTGTGTCACCCCCATGATACTTGACCTCTTTGCCTGACCCCTTCAAGTCTAGATGCTCCCTGGGTTCACTGTCATGCTTCCGCTTTTCATCCTAGAGAACAGCAAAAATCCACACCAGTAAAACGATTGTGACCAAAGGATCTACATTTACCCATACAAGTCACAAGTGAAATGCTCAACTGTTGAGGCAAATTAATTAATGGATTTGAAATGCAAAATACTGATAAATATTACTGCAGGTGCTTACATATCCTTTCTCTTTGGGtctcctttctttctcctccCCATGTCTTCTCTGTTCTTCTTTGTGCACTGAAATCAGAAATTTCATACAGAAGTTATAATCCTGTGAATATGGCAGGTTATGTGCACACACTACTGTGGCCTTACCTCTTTCCTCCTTCATTTCCAAACGCGTACTGTCTGCACGCCtctcttgtctttctttgtcatTCCTCTTGAATTCATATTCATCTTTgggtcgctctctctctcgatgccgatctttcttctctctttcctgcTTTTCCATTCgatctctttctccatctccacTTTCCTTGTGTCTCCGTCTCTCCCTCTCAGTCCTGTGCTCTCTGTCTCGTTCTTCTCTCCGTCTCtccttgtctctctcttcccttcttTTGTCCTTGCCCTCCTCATTGCCTCTTTCTCTATTCCTTTCCGTCTCTTTATCTCTATGTCGTTCCTTGTCTCTCTCCTTTTCATGCTCCCTTTCTTTCCTCTTGAAATCATCATCGTATCTCTTTCCGTCTACCAACTTGTCTCtttcccttctcttctctctatcCCTGTCATCTCTGCTATCCCTTTCCTTAACACCTCTCCTATCCAGAGAACCCTCTTTCAGTCGATCTGCAtatctgtcttttttgtctCCATCTCTTCTCTCCCTTGTACTATCCCTGGGcttgtctctctctcgtctGGACTCCTTCTCTGGGTCTCTGCGGCGTCTTTCTATAGATTCACCAGCACGGTGCTTTCTCTCATTGACATCTCGCTTCTTAACATAGTCATCACCTAGTCCTTCCTCCTAAAAAATAAGTTAATAAAACCATTTGTATTATTTCCATGTAATGTTGTCTACTGATATAAAGTGATTTAGCTAAAGAGATTGAATCACCACCTTGTGCAATGCTTTCATAAACATAAACTTACCCTGATGTGTCTTCTCAGATCAGCTGGTCTCCATGTGTCTTCCTTGGTTATTTTCTAAAGaagtatattttttatgttcacTGGATGACTAAATCAACGTTCATTCAAAGACAACTTAAACATATTTCTATGATATCAAACCAAATACATGCCAATCAGCAAGACAACTTTCATTTCCTACCTGATTAACGTTTGATAACTACCACAGCGTTCATGGTGATATTCTACTGCAAAACGATTCCCTATCTTTTCTCTGTATACGGTAAGGTTAACGGTAAAAAGCACTTACCTTGTCACTATGCATGTTCACTTATGTTTTTACTGTTGAAGTCTTTCAAACGCCAAAAATCAACTCATATGTTTGTAACGACGCCGCCATGATGGTAAGTCTCTTGAGCGCAAGCGCAGTTAGTCGAAACCATGGGGAACGCGTCATTTCAGCTTGACAACAGGCTTGGTAGTCAACAGCAGAGCAATCACTGGGCTCAACAACAGTTGCCATGCCAACGGTCAATGACTTTAtaactaaatgtgtgttttaaaaaaagtattcaaattgttttgtttacaaGGGTAACGTTGATACTACTAGTACATCTTATGCTGTGTTAGTTGTGTTTGGGTTAATTTAGTTTAGATGTCTGTCGTCTGTTGATCGATTTCTCTGTGCTCGTCATTACACACCAGTCCGTGTCTTGGCCTTAACGGCTCTGGCATTTGATAGCAAGGTAacttagctaacgctagcataCTTGTTTGAAATACAGCCAATTTCACATGTAAGTTTAGCTGAGAATAGCTTGCAATTTGACAAGTACTTCATCGTTACCGAAGTGCAATTGTTTATTACCAGCTGTGTTTACCTCTAATGAGCAGCAGATGGCGCTGTTCTTTCCTTTTTAGGGCAGCACTGGCAGCGCTCTCAGTGCATgatccctgtgtgtttgtggaaaTGAGCATTTAAtatggagttagattcctgccaaaaggttgtacacaaaaaaatgtgtttcacacaaataaaagtgtttgtacataaaaaaatgtgttgcacacaataaaagttgtttgcAAACTGTTCtcaaacgttacacacacataaaacttgttTACAAACTGTCCCAAACGtgcactcaaaatatcattaTAAATTGTCCCGAGTACAAAACGTCTCTGCTCGCTCAAAACAGCCTCTTCGAGTACGAAACAATTCCACACCCCTCTGTggcaaatttctgccaaaagCCATGATACATTGGGAGTAGTTCTGACTTTGTGACAGCAGGGGCGCTCTCAAAACAATTGAAACGCCCGGTTTGGCTGAGGAAGACAAGACGGcatttcacagctaacaccatgagcacccacaggggagtttccaaactttcacggtgaaatattaatatctgaCTATGCCAtaactatgcagatagagcatttacaatttcagttaAAGGCACCGATAGTCACGGCAAGGGACCATGttcttttcaaatcaaatattgtGTAGGCTTCAAGTGCCTATACAAtagacagttatttttttgttaaaaacaacaacaaaaaaaaccgaATTATGATCTGTTAACAATGCCTTATCTTGGTATCCACTCTGGTTCTATCTatttaaaataacacaataaggGAAGAGCAACAGAGGGtcagatattaatatttcaccGTGAAATTTGGAAACTTCCCGTGGGTGctcatggtgttagctgtgaaaGAGCGCTCCCTGCTGTCACAAAATCAGAATACTCCTAATGTATCATGtgacttttggcagaaatttgccACAGAGGGGTGTGGAATGTTTCGTACTGAGAGAGAGGCTGTTTTGAGCGAGCAGAGACCGTTTGTACTCGGGACAATTATAAATGattttgagtgcaacgtttggggacagtttgtaaaacaagttttatgtgtgtgtaacgtttgaagacagtttgcaaaacaactttattgtgtgcaacacattttatgtacaaacaactttatttgtggtgaaacacatttttttgtgtacaaccttttggcaggaatctaactccataATTTAACCTGTGTAGAGGCAGAGCTAGTAGAGCTGTGGACTTGACTGGACCGGCTCAGTTTTAACCATGCTGAATCCATTCCCAAGATTTTAGTCGTTGCGGAAACTAAAGTGGTCAATGCTAACGATTCCCCCGGAGGCCATGGGCTGGTGTGCGGGTGAGCCGACGTGAGAACTGGCTCCCGAAAGGAACCGCTTCGCACATGGGAACCTCGTCACCTAATCTTATCCGCATTTAACCGTTTAAAGACGGACTCCGGAGCACAGAGCCATTTCTAGAGACAGCATGACAGATAAACGAGGAGCCCAACTACCTAAGGAGAATGGACACATCGCGCCGAGCCCCGCGCAGCCCAGCGCCAACTTTCCCCATCCTTCAGAGGGGAACATACCCGATGATATCCCGGTGTCCTCGACCCGCGAGTTGACACAGACCTGGGTTCACGTTGCTAAAACGTTTGTTCTGATTTTCCCTATTTACGCATTGGGCTATTTTGAGTTCAGTTTCAGCTGGCTATTGATTGGACTTGTTATCTTCTTCTGGTGGAGGAGAATCACTGGAGGGAAGAACAGCCGACTGAGCCGAGCTCTTGCTTTCTTTGAGCAAGAGGAGAGGAGTATCAAGCAGGGTCTTACGACCTCTGATTTACCACCATGGGTAAGACACAATGTGAAGTACAGTTGATGAAATAATGTCCACAGTCGTTTATCCTACTTGAGCTGTTTCTCTGAAGAGCATGTGGTAtgtttgtgaacaatatttttGAGTTTCCAGGAAGAAACAATCAGCTGACAAAAGCACGAGGAGCAGAGTTGAGCTGTAAAGCTGTGATGATGAAGcagctgtccccccccccccccccccccccccagcagctgACATTAGACTGAGTCCCAGTCTAAATACAGCAGGGTACAATGGTAAACCAGACACCACGCTGTAAGGGAAACATGTCAACAGCGTCCCTGTTATTTTGGGATTCACACTGCTATCTCTCTTGCAGTAACTCACTCTATAACTGCAACACGTTATCTTGGCAAAATTGTTAGATGGCACTAGGGTTCTTTAGCCTACTTTTTCTTTGTCAGGGTAAACACTTCAGTGTTTAGGGTTTCTTTGAAAACTCTCCTGAAAACTCCCCAAAGACCCTCAGCAGCTCCAGCATAATCAACAAGATAACACACGTTAAGTtatat is a genomic window of Etheostoma spectabile isolate EspeVRDwgs_2016 chromosome 22, UIUC_Espe_1.0, whole genome shotgun sequence containing:
- the dync2i1 gene encoding WD repeat-containing protein 60 isoform X3, with amino-acid sequence MHSDKKITKEDTWRPADLRRHIREEGLGDDYVKKRDVNERKHRAGESIERRRRDPEKESRRERDKPRDSTRERRDGDKKDRYADRLKEGSLDRRGVKERDSRDDRDREKRRERDKLVDGKRYDDDFKRKEREHEKERDKERHRDKETERNRERGNEEGKDKRREERDKERRREERDREHRTERERRRHKESGDGERDRMEKQEREKKDRHRERERPKDEYEFKRNDKERQERRADSTRLEMKEERVHKEEQRRHGEEKERRPKEKGYDEKRKHDSEPREHLDLKGSGKEVKYHGGDTDGAERDQHKERRHREEEKPERNQNRDGTKSKKAASSKSHKHETKTEVANDEDLADQEYEDDFEKLDYEEDFEEMDESASEDFGDEEPQPPEVGEEREELTEQKRKEIQAIQRAMDEENDRVGTAQSRQIPSKKEEERPKWSGGSEKSQSRASPRGKFIDFVAAKQREVSKKVATKQKKRSTELLRLIDLDFSMTVSLLDLPPVNEYDMYIRTFGTANTKQAYVQCNEDNADRDIQTEEIEVCEKWTQHPPEHNGACEDPNLSQEARDKREINFDSRRLTAFLRSASQVMVVLLEEDRAEKNSLSKPRSQSDTLSFSDGRLQLNTKLPFLYGRRISLVHFSQVQRHTMMSVHSPTTKPSAVRLDTCTIICIWNIWEPSRPQKVLVYESEVQCCCFSPGKAILVFAGTSVGSVVLWDLREHTSDHYSLKIGEDEWTFRHPTFSTDAVMASSGHLSSVTSVEVVPSTVAGGLRPEVPLLASEEESSGLSFQLASLDEIGVLNFWVVVELPKANKAGSPTDLGLRPGGKVKLLHSSQLLTAERVSPRDAAKTGLQTLNFKFLPTDSNHFFIGTNMGLVNHETSHGLKAPPKFYRFQEAGVRPVDVTSIHFSPFRQPLFLVGCGDGSIRLHAVSHEQPVAEWKNSTAGEPVVSLQWTQTRPTVFCVLDAASNLHIWDLLKNDSEPVVTERMDSDRVTAMAVFGDSGQQNTYSGIALAHESGNIEMQYFKRHFTVAITAEEEKLESVMMAAF
- the dync2i1 gene encoding WD repeat-containing protein 60 isoform X1, coding for MHSDKKITKEDTWRPADLRRHIREEGLGDDYVKKRDVNERKHRAGESIERRRRDPEKESRRERDKPRDSTRERRDGDKKDRYADRLKEGSLDRRGVKERDSRDDRDREKRRERDKLVDGKRYDDDFKRKEREHEKERDKERHRDKETERNRERGNEEGKDKRREERDKERRREERDREHRTERERRRHKESGDGERDRMEKQEREKKDRHRERERPKDEYEFKRNDKERQERRADSTRLEMKEERVHKEEQRRHGEEKERRPKEKGYDEKRKHDSEPREHLDLKGSGKEVKYHGGDTDGAERDQHKERRHREEEKPERNQNRDGTKSKKAASSKSHKHETKTEDVAKVSEHLSNDIGETEEPVANDEDLADQEYEDDFEKLDYEEDFEEMDESASEDFGDEEPQPPEVGEEREELTEQKRKEIQAIQRAMDEENDRVGTAQSRQIPSKKEEERPKWSGGSEKSQSRASPRGKFIDFVAAKQREVSKKVATKQKKRSTELLRLIDLDFSMTVSLLDLPPVNEYDMYIRTFGTANTKQAYVQCNEDNADRDIQTEEIEVCEKWTQHPPEHNGACEDPNLSQEARDKREINFDSRRLTAFLRSASQVMVVLLEEDRAEKNSLSKPRSQSDTLSFSDGRLQLNTKLPFLYGRRISLVHFSQVQRHTMMSVHSPTTKPSAVRLDTCTIICIWNIWEPSRPQKVLVYESEVQCCCFSPGKAILVFAGTSVGSVVLWDLREHTSDHYSLKIGEDEWTFRHPTFSTDAVMASSGHLSSVTSVEVVPSTVAGGLRPEVPLLASEEESSGLSFQLASLDEIGVLNFWVVVELPKANKAGSPTDLGLRPGGKVKLLHSSQLLTAERVSPRDAAKTGLQTLNFKFLPTDSNHFFIGTNMGLVNHETSHGLKAPPKFYRFQEAGVRPVDVTSIHFSPFRQPLFLVGCGDGSIRLHAVSHEQPVAEWKNSTAGEPVVSLQWTQTRPTVFCVLDAASNLHIWDLLKNDSEPVVTERMDSDRVTAMAVFGDSGQQNTYSGIALAHESGNIEMQYFKRHFTVAITAEEEKLESVMMAAF
- the dync2i1 gene encoding WD repeat-containing protein 60 isoform X4, which produces MHSDKKITKEDTWRPADLRRHIREEGLGDDYVKKRDVNERKHRAGESIERRRRDPEKESRRERDKPRDSTRERRDGDKKDRYADRLKEGSLDRRGVKERDSRDDRDREKRRERDKLVDGKRYDDDFKRKEREHEKERDKERHRDKETERNRERGNEEGKDKRREERDKERRREERDREHRTERERRRHKESGDGERDRMEKQEREKKDRHRERERPKDEYEFKRNDKERQERRADSTRLEMKEERVHKEEQRRHGEEKERRPKEKGYDEKRKHDSEPREHLDLKGSGKEVKYHGGDTDGAERDQHKERRHREEEKPERNQNRDGTKSKKAASSKSHKHETKTEVANDEDLADQEYEDDFEDYEEDFEEMDESASEDFGDEEPQPPEVGEEREELTEQKRKEIQAIQRAMDEENDRVGTAQSRQIPSKKEEERPKWSGGSEKSQSRASPRGKFIDFVAAKQREVSKKVATKQKKRSTELLRLIDLDFSMTVSLLDLPPVNEYDMYIRTFGTANTKQAYVQCNEDNADRDIQTEEIEVCEKWTQHPPEHNGACEDPNLSQEARDKREINFDSRRLTAFLRSASQVMVVLLEEDRAEKNSLSKPRSQSDTLSFSDGRLQLNTKLPFLYGRRISLVHFSQVQRHTMMSVHSPTTKPSAVRLDTCTIICIWNIWEPSRPQKVLVYESEVQCCCFSPGKAILVFAGTSVGSVVLWDLREHTSDHYSLKIGEDEWTFRHPTFSTDAVMASSGHLSSVTSVEVVPSTVAGGLRPEVPLLASEEESSGLSFQLASLDEIGVLNFWVVVELPKANKAGSPTDLGLRPGGKVKLLHSSQLLTAERVSPRDAAKTGLQTLNFKFLPTDSNHFFIGTNMGLVNHETSHGLKAPPKFYRFQEAGVRPVDVTSIHFSPFRQPLFLVGCGDGSIRLHAVSHEQPVAEWKNSTAGEPVVSLQWTQTRPTVFCVLDAASNLHIWDLLKNDSEPVVTERMDSDRVTAMAVFGDSGQQNTYSGIALAHESGNIEMQYFKRHFTVAITAEEEKLESVMMAAF
- the dync2i1 gene encoding WD repeat-containing protein 60 isoform X2; this encodes MHSDKKITKEDTWRPADLRRHIREEGLGDDYVKKRDVNERKHRAGESIERRRRDPEKESRRERDKPRDSTRERRDGDKKDRYADRLKEGSLDRRGVKERDSRDDRDREKRRERDKLVDGKRYDDDFKRKEREHEKERDKERHRDKETERNRERGNEEGKDKRREERDKERRREERDREHRTERERRRHKESGDGERDRMEKQEREKKDRHRERERPKDEYEFKRNDKERQERRADSTRLEMKEERVHKEEQRRHGEEKERRPKEKGYDEKRKHDSEPREHLDLKGSGKEVKYHGGDTDGAERDQHKERRHREEEKPERNQNRDGTKSKKAASSKSHKHETKTEDVAKVSEHLSNDIGETEEPVANDEDLADQEYEDDFEDYEEDFEEMDESASEDFGDEEPQPPEVGEEREELTEQKRKEIQAIQRAMDEENDRVGTAQSRQIPSKKEEERPKWSGGSEKSQSRASPRGKFIDFVAAKQREVSKKVATKQKKRSTELLRLIDLDFSMTVSLLDLPPVNEYDMYIRTFGTANTKQAYVQCNEDNADRDIQTEEIEVCEKWTQHPPEHNGACEDPNLSQEARDKREINFDSRRLTAFLRSASQVMVVLLEEDRAEKNSLSKPRSQSDTLSFSDGRLQLNTKLPFLYGRRISLVHFSQVQRHTMMSVHSPTTKPSAVRLDTCTIICIWNIWEPSRPQKVLVYESEVQCCCFSPGKAILVFAGTSVGSVVLWDLREHTSDHYSLKIGEDEWTFRHPTFSTDAVMASSGHLSSVTSVEVVPSTVAGGLRPEVPLLASEEESSGLSFQLASLDEIGVLNFWVVVELPKANKAGSPTDLGLRPGGKVKLLHSSQLLTAERVSPRDAAKTGLQTLNFKFLPTDSNHFFIGTNMGLVNHETSHGLKAPPKFYRFQEAGVRPVDVTSIHFSPFRQPLFLVGCGDGSIRLHAVSHEQPVAEWKNSTAGEPVVSLQWTQTRPTVFCVLDAASNLHIWDLLKNDSEPVVTERMDSDRVTAMAVFGDSGQQNTYSGIALAHESGNIEMQYFKRHFTVAITAEEEKLESVMMAAF